The Daucus carota subsp. sativus chromosome 9, DH1 v3.0, whole genome shotgun sequence genome window below encodes:
- the LOC108200486 gene encoding uncharacterized protein LOC108200486 isoform X2, with protein MALLLGAFMFLLSMAAQSNGASYCICKDGLSDAVLQKNIDYACGAGADCSAISQGGSCFNPNTVKDHCNYAVNSYYQKKGQATGTCDFSGTAIPSASPPALATTGCVFPSSGRVWSWRRNQLLCSLQLTLITHLFHVARKMIKSLPCTIFLWRNPNHTWDRHTGNRNARNRHTGNRNARHRHTGNRNARHRHTRDRNARHRHTRDRNARHRHTWDWYPRHRHTRDWYTWNRNPRNGDTNRHRYGYTWNWKSRHRNTFNNSSRN; from the exons atggcTCTTCTTCTAGGTGCCTTTATGTTCTTGCTTTCAATGGCTGCTCAGTCCA ATGGAGCTTCATATTGTATTTGCAAAGATGGGTTGAGTGATGCAGTGTTGCAGAAAAATATAGATTATGCTTGTGGAGCTGGAGCTGATTGTTCAGCAATTAGTCAAGGTGGTTCTTGTTTTAACCCAAACACAGTAAAAGACCACTGTAATTATGCTGTTAATAGTTATTACCAGAAGAAAGGTCAAGCTACTGGAACCTGTGATTTCTCAGGCACTGCAATTCCTAGTGCTAGTCCACCAG CTCTTGCTACTACTGGATGTGTTTTTCCATCAAGTGGCAG GGTCTGGTCCTGGCGACGGAATCAGTTACTCTGTAGTTTGCAGTTGACATTGATAACCCATTTATTCCATGTAGCGAGGAAAATGATAAAGTCCCTACCTTGTACAATATTCTTG TGGAGGAACCCCAACCACACCTGGGACCGGCACACCGGGAACAGGAACGCCAGGAACCGGCACACCGGGAACAGGAACGCCAGGCACCGGCACACCGGGAACAGGAACGCCAGGCACCGGCACACCCGGGACAGGAACGCCAGGCACCGGCACACCCGGGACAGGAACGCCAGGCACCGGCACACCTGGGACTGGTACCCCCGGCACCGGCACACCCGGGACTGGTACACCTGGAACAGGAACCCCAGGAACGGGGACACCAACAGGCACAGGTACGGGTACACCTGGAATTGGAAATCCAGGCACAGGAACACCTTCAACAACAGTTCCAGGAACTAG
- the LOC108200486 gene encoding PLASMODESMATA CALLOSE-BINDING PROTEIN 1 isoform X1, producing the protein MALLLGAFMFLLSMAAQSNGASYCICKDGLSDAVLQKNIDYACGAGADCSAISQGGSCFNPNTVKDHCNYAVNSYYQKKGQATGTCDFSGTAIPSASPPALATTGCVFPSSGSGGTPTTPGTGTPGTGTPGTGTPGTGTPGTGTPGTGTPGTGTPGTGTPGTGTPGTGTPGTGTPGTGTPGTGTPGTGTPGTGTPGTGTPTGTGTGTPGIGNPGTGTPSTTVPGTSPFPGLAPTGVISNPDGSGSASPHQCAHSSYSLTLTLMFSVLFCFKL; encoded by the exons atggcTCTTCTTCTAGGTGCCTTTATGTTCTTGCTTTCAATGGCTGCTCAGTCCA ATGGAGCTTCATATTGTATTTGCAAAGATGGGTTGAGTGATGCAGTGTTGCAGAAAAATATAGATTATGCTTGTGGAGCTGGAGCTGATTGTTCAGCAATTAGTCAAGGTGGTTCTTGTTTTAACCCAAACACAGTAAAAGACCACTGTAATTATGCTGTTAATAGTTATTACCAGAAGAAAGGTCAAGCTACTGGAACCTGTGATTTCTCAGGCACTGCAATTCCTAGTGCTAGTCCACCAG CTCTTGCTACTACTGGATGTGTTTTTCCATCAAGTGGCAG TGGAGGAACCCCAACCACACCTGGGACCGGCACACCGGGAACAGGAACGCCAGGAACCGGCACACCGGGAACAGGAACGCCAGGCACCGGCACACCGGGAACAGGAACGCCAGGCACCGGCACACCCGGGACAGGAACGCCAGGCACCGGCACACCCGGGACAGGAACGCCAGGCACCGGCACACCTGGGACTGGTACCCCCGGCACCGGCACACCCGGGACTGGTACACCTGGAACAGGAACCCCAGGAACGGGGACACCAACAGGCACAGGTACGGGTACACCTGGAATTGGAAATCCAGGCACAGGAACACCTTCAACAACAGTTCCAGGAACTAGTCCGTTCCCCGGTCTTGCTCCAACAGGTGTCATCAGCAATCCAGACGGCAGTGGATCTGCAAGTCCACATCAATGTGCACACTCCTCTTACTCTTTAACATTAACACTCATGTTTTCAGTCTTGTTCTGTTTCAAGCTTTGA
- the LOC108200949 gene encoding uncharacterized protein LOC108200949 yields MDGEQRTQPAAPPRRQQGNAGDSPNNSLPMLLAFIAIFVLVLVQSASDLTSSLSIIHQVPEGHVGVYWKGGALLKTITDPGFHLKLPLITYFEPVQVTLQTDLVRDIPCGTKGGVMTNFEKIEVVNRLKKNYVYETLLNYGVHYDNTWIYDKIHHEINQFCSGHSLQQVYIDMFDQIDEKMKDALQADCTRYAPGIEIISVRVTKPSIPESVRRNFEQMEEERTKVMIAVEKQRVAEKEAETQKKIAISDAQKHAHVSAIQMEQKLAEKDSARKEEEIANAMYLAREKSLADADFYKTMREAEANKLKLTPQFLELKFIKAIANNSKIFFGNKVPNMLFDQRLLGNFFQDAAPIEKLDT; encoded by the exons ATGGACGGAGAGCAGAGAACTCAACCGGCGGCGCCACCGCGGAGACAGCAAGGAAATGCCGGAGATTCTCCTAATAACTCTTTACCTATGCTTTTGGCATTCATCGCAATTTTCGTTTTA GTTCTGGTTCAATCGGCATCAGATTTAACGAGTAGCTTATCTATCATACACCAAGTTCCAGAAGGCCATGTCGGGGTTTATTGGAAAGGAGGTGCCCTGCTAAAAACAATCACAGATCCAG GCTTTCATTTGAAGCTGCCACTTATAACATACTTTGAGCCCGTCCAAGTGACCCTTCAGACGGATCTG GTGAGAGATATTCCATGTGGCACAAAAGGCGGTGTGATGACTAACTTTGAGAAGATTGAG GTTGTTAATCGCCTTAAAAAGAATTATGTTTATGAAACGCTACTGAACTATGGCGTACATTATGACAACACATGGATCTATGACAAGATTCATCACGAGATTAATCAGTTCTGCAGTGGCCATTCTCTTCAGCAAGTATATATCGATATGTTTGATCAG ATTGATGAAAAAATGAAAGACGCTCTTCAGGCTGATTGCACACGTTATGCTCCAGGTATAGAAATTATAAGTGTGCGTGTCACAAAACCTTCTATCCCAGAGAGTGTAAGGCGGAATTTTGAGCAGATGGAGGAAGAACGCACTAAG GTCATGATTGCAGTGGAGAAACAGCGGGTAGCTGAGAAGGAGGCCGAGACTCAGAAGAAGATAGCTATAAGTGATGCTCAGAAGCATGCTCATGTTAGCGCAATCCAGATGGAACAGAAGTTGGCTGAGAAAGATAGTGCACGGAAAGAAGAGGAAATTGCCAATGCTATGTATCTAGCCAGAGAAAAGAGTTTGGCTGATGCTGATTTCTACAA AACAATGAGAGAAGCAGAGGCAAACAAGTTAAAACTGACTCCTCAGTTTCTGGAGCTCAAGTTCATCAAAGCAATTGCTAACAACTCCAAAATATTCTTTGGCAACAAG GTACCAAATATGCTTTTTGACCAGAGACTTTTGGGAAACTTTTTCCAGGATGCAGCACCGATAGAAAAGCTGGACACTTAG